In Chitinivibrionales bacterium, a single window of DNA contains:
- a CDS encoding nucleoside monophosphate kinase, whose protein sequence is MISSILILGTSNSGKSPLGDYIQEKFSTPEKRYFHFDFGGQLRRVIDEPGYAGLTKSESEYVESVMKGQLIDKAHLPVARKIFRHFVQAIKLNPRNDMLVLNGFPRSIVQADFLKEINVAVEKVVYLDCPASVALARKKNAEAGKGFEDRGKRQDSEMEIFNKKIASFEYETYPLVEYFGRKKVEILVVKVGENTGPGEMAERIITT, encoded by the coding sequence ATGATTTCTTCGATTCTCATTCTCGGCACCTCCAATTCCGGCAAATCGCCGCTGGGCGATTACATTCAGGAAAAATTCTCCACGCCCGAAAAACGGTATTTCCATTTTGACTTCGGCGGTCAGTTAAGGCGGGTGATTGACGAACCGGGATATGCGGGACTTACCAAGAGTGAGAGTGAATACGTCGAATCAGTGATGAAAGGACAGCTCATTGACAAAGCGCATCTGCCGGTTGCGAGAAAAATATTCAGGCATTTTGTCCAGGCGATAAAATTAAATCCAAGGAATGATATGCTTGTTCTCAATGGATTTCCAAGAAGCATTGTTCAAGCTGATTTTCTGAAAGAGATAAATGTGGCTGTGGAAAAAGTGGTCTATCTTGATTGCCCGGCATCAGTTGCCTTGGCACGCAAGAAAAATGCTGAAGCGGGAAAGGGATTTGAGGACCGGGGCAAACGGCAAGACAGCGAGATGGAAATCTTCAATAAAAAGATCGCGTCGTTTGAATACGAGACCTATCCGCTCGTGGAATATTTCGGCAGGAAGAAGGTGGAAATCCTTGTTGTCAAGGTGGGGGAGAATACCGGGCCGGGGGAAATGGCGGAGCGGATTATCACCACCTAG
- the kdsA gene encoding 3-deoxy-8-phosphooctulonate synthase, whose amino-acid sequence MPNLNIYPFSTKKPGRKSLFFIAGPCVIESEGLCLGIAETLAAAAAKENAVIIFKASYDKANRTSRSSFRGLGMKRGLKILEKVKLKTGLPVLTDIHSPQQAAEAADVADILQIPAFLCRQTDLLVAAAKTGKFVNVKKGQFMAPADMKYSLEKAGRKAWITERGTVFGYNRLVVDFAGIPVLKRLGAPVIFDATHSVQTPGGGRGRSSGNRDLALPLARAAVCMGVDGLFFEIHPNPEKALCDKDNTISVKEFVKNIPRLGDLFDEVSSWK is encoded by the coding sequence ATGCCGAATCTCAATATCTATCCTTTTTCAACAAAAAAGCCCGGCAGGAAAAGCCTTTTCTTCATCGCTGGCCCCTGCGTGATCGAATCAGAGGGCCTGTGCCTGGGCATCGCCGAAACGCTCGCCGCAGCGGCCGCGAAGGAAAATGCCGTCATCATTTTCAAGGCGTCCTACGACAAGGCGAACCGCACGTCCCGGTCGTCGTTCAGGGGACTGGGAATGAAACGCGGGCTCAAGATTCTCGAAAAGGTTAAATTGAAAACCGGCCTTCCGGTCCTCACCGACATCCATTCTCCGCAGCAGGCGGCCGAAGCCGCCGACGTGGCGGACATCCTGCAGATCCCGGCCTTTTTATGCAGGCAGACCGACCTGCTCGTCGCAGCGGCGAAGACCGGCAAGTTCGTTAATGTCAAGAAGGGCCAGTTCATGGCGCCGGCCGACATGAAATACTCGCTCGAAAAGGCCGGCAGGAAGGCGTGGATCACCGAGCGCGGCACCGTGTTCGGCTACAACAGGCTCGTGGTTGACTTTGCGGGAATCCCCGTTTTGAAAAGGCTCGGCGCGCCCGTGATTTTCGACGCCACGCACAGCGTGCAGACGCCGGGCGGCGGCAGGGGGCGCTCGTCGGGAAACCGCGACCTCGCGCTGCCGCTCGCGCGAGCTGCCGTGTGCATGGGCGTTGACGGGCTGTTCTTTGAGATCCATCCGAACCCGGAAAAGGCATTGTGTGATAAAGACAACACCATTTCGGTGAAGGAGTTTGTGAAGAATATTCCGAGGTTGGGGGACTTGTTTGATGAAGTGAGTTCGTGGAAATAA
- a CDS encoding glycoside hydrolase family protein — protein sequence MKTARRGSVLLLTALMFFFLPGYGKENAATIVTPKKGIAAAKYGPANLALADASWYYDWGSSPHSGSVPAGYQPMEFVPMLWGTNFVTDQAVSALTTGKNNGTYHYLLGFNEPDLGSQANMTVAQAISLWPKLISTGLILGSPAPSSPGTWLDDFMSQAAANNYRVDFICLHYYAPPNAANAVSALKTFLTNAYNKYQKPIWLTEFGAPDCKTLGWCGSNAAALTQAQVDTFVPQVIAMLEDLSFVQRYAWFVDASQAGFELSALFTSAGALSQTGIDFRDAHGSSTVQWGRVVSGTCLTPYVFYSRADGRLAFRLPPTATQYRVSVSDASGRFMYGASGIGSGEQIIPQNKGNWSGGVYVGRVDALGLVRTERIVVW from the coding sequence ATGAAAACCGCGCGTAGGGGAAGTGTACTGCTTTTAACCGCTTTAATGTTTTTTTTCCTACCGGGTTATGGCAAGGAGAATGCGGCAACCATCGTCACGCCCAAAAAAGGCATTGCGGCCGCAAAGTACGGCCCGGCCAATCTGGCGCTTGCCGATGCGAGCTGGTATTATGACTGGGGCAGCAGCCCGCATTCAGGTTCCGTGCCCGCAGGCTATCAGCCGATGGAATTCGTGCCCATGCTCTGGGGAACGAACTTCGTGACCGACCAGGCCGTCAGCGCCTTGACAACAGGGAAAAACAACGGCACGTACCATTACCTGCTCGGCTTCAACGAGCCCGACCTGGGCAGCCAGGCCAACATGACCGTGGCGCAGGCCATCAGCCTGTGGCCGAAGCTGATCTCGACCGGGCTCATCCTCGGCAGCCCGGCGCCGTCGAGCCCGGGCACGTGGCTCGACGATTTCATGTCGCAGGCCGCCGCGAACAATTACCGCGTCGATTTCATCTGCCTCCATTACTACGCGCCGCCCAACGCCGCCAACGCGGTGTCGGCGCTCAAGACGTTCCTCACCAACGCCTACAACAAATACCAGAAGCCGATCTGGCTCACCGAATTCGGGGCGCCCGACTGCAAAACGCTTGGCTGGTGCGGCAGCAACGCGGCCGCGCTCACGCAGGCGCAGGTGGACACGTTCGTGCCGCAGGTCATCGCCATGCTTGAAGACCTCTCCTTTGTCCAGCGGTACGCCTGGTTCGTGGACGCATCGCAGGCCGGGTTCGAGTTGTCGGCCCTGTTCACCAGCGCGGGCGCGCTCTCGCAGACCGGCATCGATTTCCGCGACGCGCACGGCAGTTCCACGGTGCAGTGGGGCCGCGTTGTTTCGGGCACCTGCCTCACGCCGTATGTTTTCTACAGCAGGGCGGACGGCAGGCTCGCGTTCAGGCTGCCGCCGACCGCCACGCAGTACCGGGTGTCTGTTTCAGATGCGTCAGGACGCTTCATGTACGGAGCAAGCGGCATAGGCTCGGGCGAGCAGATCATTCCCCAAAATAAAGGGAATTGGTCAGGCGGCGTTTATGTGGGAAGAGTGGACGCGCTGGGGCTGGTGAGGACGGAGCGGATTGTGGTGTGGTAA
- a CDS encoding ParA family protein, with product MKIVSILNRKGGVGKTTFTGCTAQALSLVGFKVLAIDNDSQHNLSAMLGAGVCSPGIRDVYRVPAHEAAGVFLRCVRSTELAGLHVVTSSQALCDADVADVHGLRRCLDACDLGRFYDFVLIDNAPGMGRLQISSVYACGEIFVPVELRQFAVDGVVEMEKMLSQEHPGGGRITKIIPNFYRDTLRQNSFLAALRRLFPGRVTATPIPDDSVFDELVTENKILFLHRLASRGAAYYLKLIHELFDLDEKKVWEVMLDKRDERKSEEARERYLSRQLNGN from the coding sequence ATGAAAATAGTATCCATTTTAAATCGCAAAGGCGGAGTCGGAAAAACCACCTTCACCGGCTGCACCGCGCAGGCGCTGTCGCTCGTGGGCTTCAAGGTGCTCGCGATCGATAACGACAGCCAGCACAACCTTTCGGCAATGCTGGGCGCGGGCGTGTGCTCGCCGGGCATCCGCGACGTGTACCGCGTGCCCGCGCACGAGGCGGCCGGCGTGTTCCTGCGCTGCGTGCGCTCCACGGAGCTTGCCGGCCTGCACGTGGTGACGTCGTCGCAGGCGCTGTGCGACGCCGACGTTGCCGACGTGCACGGCCTGCGCCGTTGTCTTGACGCATGCGACCTCGGCCGCTTCTACGATTTCGTCCTCATCGACAACGCGCCCGGCATGGGCCGGCTGCAGATCTCCTCGGTGTACGCCTGCGGCGAGATCTTCGTACCCGTTGAACTCAGGCAGTTCGCGGTGGACGGCGTCGTCGAAATGGAGAAAATGCTCTCGCAGGAACATCCCGGGGGCGGCAGGATCACAAAGATAATCCCCAATTTCTACCGCGACACGCTGCGCCAGAACAGCTTTCTCGCCGCGCTGCGCAGGCTGTTCCCCGGCAGGGTCACGGCCACGCCCATTCCCGATGATTCCGTGTTCGACGAGCTCGTCACCGAGAACAAGATCCTCTTCCTGCACCGCCTCGCCTCGCGCGGCGCGGCATATTACCTCAAGCTCATCCATGAGCTGTTCGACCTGGACGAGAAAAAAGTGTGGGAAGTCATGCTTGACAAGAGGGATGAGCGGAAGAGCGAGGAGGCGCGGGAGAGGTATTTGTCAAGGCAGTTAAACGGTAACTAA